The following are from one region of the Arachis duranensis cultivar V14167 chromosome 10, aradu.V14167.gnm2.J7QH, whole genome shotgun sequence genome:
- the LOC107470901 gene encoding uncharacterized protein LOC107470901, with protein MSVTVAKKIVSLQCGFFWEKADRSRGMPTIKWDIIQRPKNQGGLGVSNLVLKNMAFLFKWWWSLNLIGLESCGGGGVWTDIMQIGGKNKELLGVFREGLQLIVGNGNRTISMEVSTLTVGAGGGAGAVELPAKAYLNQQGQGVGVLDSSGFSKLWKGPTPPRVKLLCWFVMHEILNTRERLLSCGVVPQPECMLCGKLPESVHHLFFGCEHAWKVWSFVLKEFNVMWGWPGESLKCFESWFGRNVRNNYKERWVRYFFAVIWSLWKGRNKMIFNEELFSVKSAINEVVVCVNYWSRPLAPLG; from the exons ATGTCGGTAACTGTGGCAAAAAAAATTGTGTCTTTGCAATGTGGTTTCTTTTGGGAAAAGGCAGACAGGAGTAGGGGTATGCCTACTATAAAGTGGGATATCATTCAGAGACCCAAAAATCAAGGTGGTCTGGGTGTTAGCAATCTAGTGTTGAAGAACATGGCTTTCTTATTCAAGTGGTGGTGGAG TTTGAATCTGATTGGTTTGGAGAGTTGTGGCGGTGGTGGTGTGTGGACAGATATTATGCAGATTGGTGGGAAAAATAAGGAGCTTTTGGGGGTGTTTAGAGAAGGTTTACAGTTGATAGTTGGAAATGGGAATAGGACTA TTTCAATGGAGGTGTCAACTCTGACAGTGGGAGCAGGAGGAGGTGCAGGAGCTGTTGAACTTCCTGCCAAA GCTTATCTTAATCAACAAGGACAGGGTGTTGGAGTGCTGGATAGTAGCGGTTTTTCGAAGCTCTGGAAGGGGCCTACCCCGCCTCGTGTGAAGCTACTGTGTTGGTTTGTGATGCATGAAATACTTAACACTAGAGAAAGACTTTTAAGTTGTGGCGTTGTCCCTCAGCCAGAGTGTATGCTGTGTGGGAAGTTACCCGAGTCGGTTCACCACCTATTTTTTGGTTGTGAGCATGCGTGGAAGGTTTGGTCCTTTGTGTTGAAGGAATTCAATGTGATGTGGGGTTGGCCTGGGGAGTCTCTTAAATGCTTTGAATCTTGGTTTGGAAGGAATGTCCGTAATAATTATAAAGAGAGGTGGGTTCGGTATTTTTTTGCTGTCATTTGGAGCTTATGGAAAGGTAGAAATAAGATGATTTTTAACGAGGAGTTGTTCTCAGTGAAGTCAGCAATCAATGAAGTAGTAGTGTGTGTTAACTACTGGTCTCGACCTTTGGCACCTCTTGGTTGA